From the Gasterosteus aculeatus chromosome 13, fGasAcu3.hap1.1, whole genome shotgun sequence genome, one window contains:
- the gal3st1a gene encoding galactosylceramide sulfotransferase isoform X2, translating to MVPVPYSCAHRPSQLRPKRITNRSQQTTEPTCTPRVDIMFMKTHKTASSTFLNILFRFGEKHRLKFAFPDSRNDFFYPSLFQRSQVKDYRPGMCFNIICNHMRFNAPEVTKLLPTDTSYITILRDPAELFESSFHYFGRLAPFTWKIPGHDKLTEFLRDPHYYFDPDGFNAFYLKNLLFFDFGQANTLELDDPRVEEGIQSITDRFQLVMLVEYFEESLILLKEALCWEMDDLLFFKLNARKGSTVSKLTPQLRAKALQWNAVDWKLYQHFNQTFWKKVDAYGARQMAEDVAELRRKNAEMASICIEGGRAVEAGSIQETAMQPWQPIGEKSIMGYNLKKNVDKAHRKLCRKMLMPELQYLTELGVNLWITKLWGHVRDVINW from the exons at GGTTCCAGTGCCTTACTCTTGTGCCCACCGTCCGTCCCAGCTCCGTCCCAAACGAATCACCAACCGCTCACAGCAAACCACTGAGCCGACCTGCACTCCTAGGGTGGACATCATGTTCATGAAAACCCACAAAACAGCCAGCAGCACCTTCCTCAACATCCTTTTCCGCTTTGGGGAGAAGCATCGACTCAAATTTGCCTTCCCTGACAGCAGAAACGACTTCTTCTATCCGTCGCTGTTCCAGCGCTCCCAGGTTAAAGACTACAGACCTGGAATGTGCTTCAACATTATCTGTAATCACATGCGCTTCAATGCACCCGAGGTGACCAAGTTGCTCCCCACGGACACTTCCTACATCACCATTTTGCGAGACCCTGCGGAGCTCTTTGAGTCATCCTTCCACTACTTTGGCCGGCTGGCGCCTTTTACCTGGAAGATACCAGGTCATGACAAGCTGACTGAGTTTCTGCGCGACCCCCATTACTACTTTGATCCAGACGGCTTTAACGCTTTCTACCTCAAGAATCTGCTGTTCTTTGACTTCGGACAGGCCAACACTCTGGAGCTGGATGATCCGCGGGTAGAAGAGGGAATCCAATCCATCACAGACCGTTTCCAGCTGGTCATGTTGGTGGAATACTTTGAGGAATCGCTCATCCTGCTCAAGGAGGCCCTATGTTGGGAGATGGACGACTTGCTCTTCTTCAAGCTCAACGCCCGCAAGGGGTCCACTGTGTCTAAACTCACGCCCCAGCTGAGGGCCAAGGCTCTCCAGTGGAACGCTGTGGACTGGAAGCTGTACCAGCATTTCAACCAGACTTTTTGGAAGAAAGTTGATGCATATGGAGCACGGCAGATGGCCGAGGATGTGGCCGAGCTCAGGAGAAAGAACGCAGAGATGGCGTCCATCTGCATCGAGGGGGGTCGAGCTGTAGAGGCCGGCAGCATCCAGGAGACGGCCATGCAGCCATGGCAACCCATCGGAGAGAAGTCCATCATGGGCTACAACCTGAAGAAGAACGTGGACAAGGCACACAGGAAGTTGTGCCGAAAGATGCTGATGCCGGAGCTGCAGTACTTGACGGAGCTCGGAGTCAACCTGTGGATCACCAAGCTGTGGGGCCACGTTCGAGACGTCATCAACTGGTGA
- the pes gene encoding pescadillo produces MGGTLKKKYESGSVTNYITRNKARKKLQLSLPDFRRLCILKGIYPREPKNKKKVNKGSTAPRTFYLLKDIRFLLHEPIVRKFREYKIFVRKLKRAYGRTEYSTVGRLKDNKPAYKLDHIVKERYPSFIDALRDIDDALCMCFLFSTFARTGKCHVQTIQLCRRLTVEWMNYVIASRALRKVFISIKGIYYQAEVMGQIITWLVPYQFSHDHPTDVDYRVMATFTELYTTLLGFVNFRLYHSLNLVYPPKLDVKSESGLNEEDVDDYAMSSESYLEKLSALSTTLAQVVSSTEDEEAELDKFPVEEEDVAKLEAREEEQKQQEIEKKLFEGLKIFLNREVPRESLAFLIRCFGGQVSWDRSVCIGSTYNVTDETITHQIVDRPNIDKQYINRYYVQPQWLYDCVNAKILLPVEDYFLGVTLPPHLSPFVEEKDGDYVPPEKLKIMALQRGEKPVRAQEEEEEEEEEDDSEEEEEEEEDEDEDKVEEKSLKKMEEQRSQGNSLPVKVTAGKVKVDNLERLEQEEKAEEKRLAIMMMKKREKYLYDKIMFGKKRKIREANKLTAKRKAHDDAEKSSKKKTRK; encoded by the exons ATGGGAGGCACTCTGAAGAAAAAG TATGAGAGTGGCTCTGTCACCAACTACATCACCAGAAACAAGGCTCGCAAGAAGTTACAGTTGAGCCTCCCGGACTTCAG GCGACTGTGCATCCTTAAAGGCATCTACCCTCGGGAGCCCAAAAACAAGAAGAAGGTGAACAAGGGATCTACAGCCCCGAGGACGTTCTACCTGCTCAAAGACATCCGCTTTCTGCTGCACGAGCCAATTGTTCGCAAGTTCAGAGAATACAAG ATATTTGTACGCAAACTGAAAAGGGCTTATGGAAGAACAGAGTACAGCACTGTGGGGAGACTGAAGGATAACAAGCCAGCCTACAAATTGGACCACATCGTCAAGGAAAG ATATCCCTCCTTTATTGATGCTCTCCGTGACATCGACGATGCACTCTGCAtgtgcttcctcttctccaccttCGCCCGGACAGGAAAATGCCACGTACAGACAATCCAGCTGTGCAGACGCCTCACCGTCGAATGGATGAACTATGTGATTGCATCCCGTGCTCTCAGAAAG GTTTTTATCTCCATCAAGGGAATCTATTACCAAGCTGAGGTGATGGGACAGATCATTACATGGCTGGTGCCATATCAATTCTCCCATGAT CACCCAACCGATGTTGACTACAGAGTAATGGCAACGTTCACAGAGCTGTATACCACTCTGCTGGGCTTTGTCAACTTCAGGCTCTACCATTCCCTCAACCTGGTCTACCCACCGAAG TTGGATGTAAAATCTGAGTCCGGGCTGAACGAAGAGGATGTTGACGACTACGccatgtcttcagagagctacCTTGAG AAACTGTCCGCCCTGAGTACCACCCTGGCACAGGTCGTTTCCTCTACAGAGGATGAGGAGGCGGAACTTGACAAGTTTCCTGTCGAAGAG GAGGACGTGGCAAAGCTCGAGGccagagaagaagagcagaagcAACAGGAAATTGAGAAAAAGCTTTTTGAGGGGCTTAAGATCTTCCTCAACAGAGAAGTGCCCAGAGAGTCGCTGGCTTTTCTCATCAG GTGTTTTGGTGGACAAGTGTCCTGGGACAGATCTGTTTGCATCGGCAGCACATACAATGTGACAGATGAGACCATCACGCATCAAATTGTTGACAGACCCAACATTGACAAACAGTACATCAAcag GTACTACGTTCAGCCTCAGTGGCTGTATGATTGTGTCAATGCCAAAATCCTTCTGCCCGTGGAAGACTACTTCCTCGGAGTGACTCTGCCGCCCCACCTCTCCCCCTTCGTGGAGGAGAAAGATGGAGACTACGTGCCCCCTGAGAAACTGAAGATCATGGCCTTGCAGCGAGGAGAAAAACCGG TCCGAgcccaggaggaagaggaagaggaggaggaagaggacgacagtgaagaagaagaggaggaggaagaagatgaagatgaggacaaGGTTGAGGAGAAGTCTCTGAAGAAGATGGAAGAACAAAGATCCCAGGGCAAC TCTCTGCCTGTGAAGGTGACAGCTGGTAAAGTGAAAGTAGACAACCTAGAACGcttggagcaggaggagaaagcaGAAGAGAAACGTCTGGCCATcatgatgatgaagaaaaggGAGAAGTACCTTTACGATAAGATCATGTttggaaagaagagaaaaatccGAGAG GCTAACAAGCTGACTGCCAAGAGGAAGGCCCATGATGACGCAGAAAAATCAAGCAAGAAAAAGACCAGAAAATGA
- the gal3st1a gene encoding galactosylceramide sulfotransferase isoform X1 encodes MAGKQRRQWRSTGKGLVLGTLLTSCTILIYCLSSAQIPSSHPEVPVPYSCAHRPSQLRPKRITNRSQQTTEPTCTPRVDIMFMKTHKTASSTFLNILFRFGEKHRLKFAFPDSRNDFFYPSLFQRSQVKDYRPGMCFNIICNHMRFNAPEVTKLLPTDTSYITILRDPAELFESSFHYFGRLAPFTWKIPGHDKLTEFLRDPHYYFDPDGFNAFYLKNLLFFDFGQANTLELDDPRVEEGIQSITDRFQLVMLVEYFEESLILLKEALCWEMDDLLFFKLNARKGSTVSKLTPQLRAKALQWNAVDWKLYQHFNQTFWKKVDAYGARQMAEDVAELRRKNAEMASICIEGGRAVEAGSIQETAMQPWQPIGEKSIMGYNLKKNVDKAHRKLCRKMLMPELQYLTELGVNLWITKLWGHVRDVINW; translated from the exons ATGGCTGGCAAGCAACGGAGGCAGTGGAGGTCCACGGGCAAAGGCCTGGTTCTAGGAACCCTCCTGACCAGCTGCACAATCCTGATTTACTGCCTCTCCTCTGCTCAGATCCCTTCCAGCCATCCGGA GGTTCCAGTGCCTTACTCTTGTGCCCACCGTCCGTCCCAGCTCCGTCCCAAACGAATCACCAACCGCTCACAGCAAACCACTGAGCCGACCTGCACTCCTAGGGTGGACATCATGTTCATGAAAACCCACAAAACAGCCAGCAGCACCTTCCTCAACATCCTTTTCCGCTTTGGGGAGAAGCATCGACTCAAATTTGCCTTCCCTGACAGCAGAAACGACTTCTTCTATCCGTCGCTGTTCCAGCGCTCCCAGGTTAAAGACTACAGACCTGGAATGTGCTTCAACATTATCTGTAATCACATGCGCTTCAATGCACCCGAGGTGACCAAGTTGCTCCCCACGGACACTTCCTACATCACCATTTTGCGAGACCCTGCGGAGCTCTTTGAGTCATCCTTCCACTACTTTGGCCGGCTGGCGCCTTTTACCTGGAAGATACCAGGTCATGACAAGCTGACTGAGTTTCTGCGCGACCCCCATTACTACTTTGATCCAGACGGCTTTAACGCTTTCTACCTCAAGAATCTGCTGTTCTTTGACTTCGGACAGGCCAACACTCTGGAGCTGGATGATCCGCGGGTAGAAGAGGGAATCCAATCCATCACAGACCGTTTCCAGCTGGTCATGTTGGTGGAATACTTTGAGGAATCGCTCATCCTGCTCAAGGAGGCCCTATGTTGGGAGATGGACGACTTGCTCTTCTTCAAGCTCAACGCCCGCAAGGGGTCCACTGTGTCTAAACTCACGCCCCAGCTGAGGGCCAAGGCTCTCCAGTGGAACGCTGTGGACTGGAAGCTGTACCAGCATTTCAACCAGACTTTTTGGAAGAAAGTTGATGCATATGGAGCACGGCAGATGGCCGAGGATGTGGCCGAGCTCAGGAGAAAGAACGCAGAGATGGCGTCCATCTGCATCGAGGGGGGTCGAGCTGTAGAGGCCGGCAGCATCCAGGAGACGGCCATGCAGCCATGGCAACCCATCGGAGAGAAGTCCATCATGGGCTACAACCTGAAGAAGAACGTGGACAAGGCACACAGGAAGTTGTGCCGAAAGATGCTGATGCCGGAGCTGCAGTACTTGACGGAGCTCGGAGTCAACCTGTGGATCACCAAGCTGTGGGGCCACGTTCGAGACGTCATCAACTGGTGA